Proteins co-encoded in one Meiothermus sp. genomic window:
- a CDS encoding DNA adenine methylase codes for MIKYIGSKRALLPWIIGTIQSIHHQAPIRTVVDLFSGSARVGHALKSKGFYVTSNDLMNYAHVLAQALVEADARTYSRERVQPMLDRLQSLPPRQGWFTQDYCEKARYFQPKNGARIEAIREGLEAEAGGDPLLRAILLTSLMLAADKVDSTTGIQMAYLKRWAPRAHNDLRLDYPPLLNGPGQALQGDALEVAAHLEADLFYLDPPYNQHSYLGNYHVWETLVRWDKPQTYGVANKRKDVQERKSPFNSRREAREAMQTLLGRIQAQHLVVSFNNEGFFAAEEIEEMLRHWGFVRRLTRPHARYVGARIGIYNPQGEKVGQVSHTENHEHLFVATHSRRVYNALSDHTEAAEALQLSLF; via the coding sequence ATGATCAAGTACATCGGCTCAAAACGGGCTTTGCTTCCCTGGATTATCGGCACCATACAGTCCATTCACCACCAGGCGCCCATCCGCACGGTGGTGGATCTGTTTTCGGGTAGCGCTCGAGTAGGCCACGCACTAAAGTCCAAAGGGTTTTATGTGACCAGCAACGACCTGATGAACTATGCCCACGTGCTGGCCCAGGCGCTGGTCGAGGCCGACGCGCGCACCTACAGCCGGGAGCGCGTTCAGCCCATGCTGGACAGGCTGCAATCCCTGCCCCCGCGCCAGGGCTGGTTTACCCAGGACTACTGCGAGAAGGCCCGCTATTTTCAGCCCAAAAACGGCGCGCGCATCGAGGCCATCCGCGAGGGGCTCGAGGCCGAGGCCGGGGGCGACCCCCTGCTGCGGGCCATCCTGCTCACCAGCCTGATGCTGGCCGCCGACAAGGTAGACTCCACCACCGGCATACAGATGGCCTACCTGAAGCGATGGGCCCCCCGCGCCCACAACGACCTGCGCCTGGACTACCCCCCCTTGCTAAACGGCCCCGGTCAGGCCCTGCAGGGGGATGCGCTCGAGGTGGCCGCCCACCTGGAAGCCGACCTCTTCTACCTCGACCCCCCCTACAACCAGCACTCGTACCTGGGCAACTACCACGTGTGGGAGACCCTGGTGCGCTGGGACAAACCCCAGACCTACGGCGTAGCCAACAAGCGCAAAGACGTACAGGAACGCAAAAGCCCCTTCAATTCCAGGCGCGAGGCCCGGGAAGCCATGCAAACCCTGCTAGGGCGCATCCAAGCCCAGCATCTGGTGGTCTCGTTCAACAACGAGGGGTTCTTTGCCGCCGAGGAAATTGAGGAGATGCTCCGGCACTGGGGCTTCGTGCGCCGCCTCACCCGCCCCCACGCCCGCTATGTGGGGGCCCGCATCGGCATCTACAACCCCCAGGGCGAAAAGGTGGGCCAGGTCTCGCACACCGAAAACCACGAGCACCTGTTCGTGGCGACCCACAGCCGGAGGGTGTACAACGCCCTATCCGACCACACCGAGGCCGCCGAGGCCCTTCAGCTATCGCTTTTCTGA
- a CDS encoding CBS and ACT domain-containing protein translates to MLIKDVMHSPVLTVDVGVTLEAAYHIMLQRNIRHIPVTQEGRLVGMITDRDIRLATSPFAVGGAKPTDTPVGQVMAQPVITGDPLDPVEEAARVMRQRKIGALPILEGEALVGIVTGIDLLDALLRLTGVEKPSGRLEVCLDDRPGELARLSGELAQQHINIHSLLTYPCGEGTVTTVVRVGTLDTRRIARELRQKGFVVQWPPEIPSKRL, encoded by the coding sequence ATGTTGATCAAAGACGTAATGCACAGTCCGGTGCTGACGGTAGACGTTGGGGTAACGCTCGAGGCGGCCTACCACATCATGCTGCAGCGCAACATCCGGCACATTCCCGTAACCCAGGAAGGCCGCCTGGTGGGGATGATCACCGACCGCGATATCCGGCTGGCCACCAGTCCTTTTGCGGTGGGGGGCGCCAAGCCCACCGATACCCCGGTCGGGCAGGTGATGGCCCAGCCGGTGATAACGGGCGACCCCCTCGACCCGGTCGAGGAGGCCGCGCGGGTCATGCGCCAGCGCAAGATTGGGGCCCTGCCCATCCTGGAGGGCGAGGCCCTGGTGGGCATCGTGACCGGAATTGACCTGCTGGATGCGCTCCTGCGGCTGACCGGGGTGGAAAAACCCAGTGGGCGGCTCGAGGTCTGCCTCGACGACCGGCCCGGCGAGCTGGCCCGCCTGAGCGGCGAACTGGCCCAGCAGCATATCAACATCCACTCCCTGCTGACCTACCCCTGCGGCGAGGGCACCGTGACCACCGTGGTGCGGGTGGGCACCCTGGACACCCGCAGGATTGCTCGAGAGTTGCGCCAAAAAGGATTTGTGGTACAGTGGCCCCCCGAAATCCCCAGCAAGCGCTTATGA
- a CDS encoding acetoin utilization protein AcuC, producing MSVPVIYSPQYQLYNFGPQHPFSPLRLEMLLDLLEHLGHPLQFVEPAQATREEVRSVHLESFVRRVEAAGRGEYSPDFDHYGLGTADTPIFPGMDEAARWLVGGTLTAARMVSSGAAREVLQLGGGLHHAQKDLASGFCVYNDLSVAIRHLTEQGLRVAYIDIDVHHGDGVQWIHYDEPHVLTFSIHESGRYLYPGTGHTHEIGKALGTGRKLNIPLEPFTEDDSYLEVLQMGLEPALHWFRPDVLVVQCGADAHFQDPLAEILLTTQAYAKIFPLLRQYAAAFAGGRAVYTLGGGYSLDATSRIWALLYLTLQGLPLPDHLPEPWLRRWGTQLGHFLTHTLFDPEGAYPEIPRKAEIERRNRQVTERMLESVRPYWS from the coding sequence ATGAGTGTTCCGGTCATCTACAGCCCCCAGTACCAGCTCTACAACTTTGGGCCCCAGCACCCCTTCAGTCCGCTGCGCCTGGAGATGCTTCTGGACTTGCTGGAACACCTGGGCCACCCGCTTCAGTTTGTCGAGCCAGCGCAGGCCACCCGCGAGGAGGTGCGCAGCGTGCACCTGGAGTCGTTTGTGCGCCGGGTCGAGGCTGCCGGAAGGGGCGAGTATTCACCGGACTTCGACCACTACGGCCTCGGAACTGCCGATACCCCCATCTTTCCCGGTATGGACGAGGCGGCCCGCTGGCTGGTAGGGGGCACGCTCACCGCGGCCCGGATGGTCTCGAGCGGGGCTGCCAGGGAAGTCTTGCAGCTTGGGGGCGGGCTGCACCATGCGCAAAAGGATCTGGCCTCGGGGTTTTGTGTCTACAACGACCTTTCGGTGGCGATTCGCCACCTGACCGAGCAGGGGCTGCGGGTGGCCTACATTGACATAGACGTACACCACGGCGATGGGGTGCAGTGGATTCACTACGACGAGCCCCATGTGCTCACCTTCTCGATTCACGAGTCGGGGCGCTACCTCTACCCCGGCACCGGCCATACCCACGAGATCGGCAAGGCCCTGGGCACCGGACGCAAGCTGAACATACCCCTGGAGCCCTTTACCGAGGACGATTCTTACCTCGAGGTTCTGCAGATGGGCCTCGAGCCCGCCCTGCACTGGTTCCGCCCGGACGTGCTGGTGGTGCAGTGCGGCGCCGATGCTCATTTTCAGGATCCGCTGGCCGAAATTCTGCTGACCACCCAGGCCTACGCCAAAATTTTCCCCCTGCTGCGACAGTACGCCGCGGCCTTTGCGGGAGGGCGGGCGGTCTACACCCTGGGGGGCGGCTACAGCCTGGATGCAACCAGCCGCATCTGGGCCCTGCTCTACCTCACGTTGCAAGGCCTGCCCCTGCCCGATCACCTCCCCGAACCCTGGCTTCGGCGCTGGGGAACCCAGCTTGGGCACTTCCTGACCCATACCCTCTTCGACCCCGAAGGCGCCTACCCCGAGATTCCCCGCAAAGCCGAGATCGAGCGCCGCAACCGCCAGGTAACCGAGCGGATGCTCGAGTCGGTGCGGCCATACTGGAGCTGA
- a CDS encoding DUF1653 domain-containing protein encodes MHLQPGLYQHYKGKYYWVHGLARHSETEEWFVVYETRYGVEPETLWVRPLAMFLEDVEVDGKQVPRFCYVGENEP; translated from the coding sequence ATGCATCTGCAACCGGGGCTGTACCAACACTACAAGGGCAAGTACTACTGGGTGCACGGTTTGGCCCGCCACTCCGAAACCGAGGAGTGGTTCGTGGTATACGAAACCCGCTATGGCGTCGAGCCTGAAACCCTGTGGGTGCGCCCGCTGGCGATGTTTTTGGAAGATGTGGAGGTAGACGGTAAGCAGGTGCCCCGCTTCTGCTATGTGGGGGAAAACGAACCTTGA
- a CDS encoding heme exporter protein CcmB, whose translation MQRIFWLAWRDLVLEFRGRTGLLSAVFFLAVMLFILAMAFGPNPQDLRKAAPGVLWVALAFAGSLLAGRAFGLEVEDGTLDDLLLTPGSREWIYFGKLLFQFALLMLVGLVLMFLTAGLFYLPLQHWGWFMAALLLGSLGYAAISTFYAGMLARLRGREVLLPLLLFPLVIPVVLAAVRFTQGLAQGVPVAELLDWLRLLLVFDVIYVTVCAMVFPYMLEG comes from the coding sequence GTGCAGCGGATTTTTTGGCTGGCCTGGCGCGACCTGGTGCTGGAGTTTCGGGGGCGTACGGGCCTTTTGTCGGCGGTGTTTTTCCTGGCGGTGATGCTGTTTATTCTGGCCATGGCCTTTGGCCCCAACCCCCAGGATCTGCGAAAAGCGGCCCCAGGGGTGCTGTGGGTGGCCCTGGCTTTTGCGGGCAGCTTGCTGGCGGGGCGGGCTTTTGGCCTCGAGGTCGAGGACGGCACCCTGGACGATTTGCTCCTGACCCCCGGTAGCCGGGAGTGGATCTACTTCGGCAAGCTGCTGTTTCAGTTTGCCCTGCTGATGTTGGTAGGGCTGGTGTTAATGTTCCTGACGGCGGGGCTTTTCTACCTGCCTTTGCAGCACTGGGGCTGGTTCATGGCAGCGTTGCTGCTGGGCTCGCTGGGCTATGCCGCCATCTCCACCTTTTACGCCGGTATGCTGGCCCGCCTGCGGGGGCGCGAGGTGCTTCTGCCGCTGCTGCTCTTCCCCCTGGTGATTCCGGTGGTGCTCGCTGCGGTACGCTTTACCCAGGGGCTGGCCCAGGGTGTTCCGGTGGCCGAGCTTTTGGACTGGCTGCGGTTACTTCTGGTCTTCGATGTGATTTACGTGACGGTGTGTGCGATGGTGTTTCCGTACATGCTCGAGGGCTAG
- the ccsA gene encoding cytochrome c biogenesis protein CcsA: MQLARSNQTNRLDGLTLGLLALGGVGAVVGLVMALSAPPDQSQGFVARIFHVHVPTAWMAYLASFGALGYSVAYLVRRKAHHDRVAAAVVEVGLIFMALALLTGMLWARPTWGVYWDWEPRLTTTAILFAIYVGYVVVRGAIEDPELRAKAAAGVAILGAINVPISYMSVKWWRSLHQTQSIDLTTGKINVDAAILIPMLVNLAAFTLLFIGLVRLRSIIAAREAAREEA, translated from the coding sequence ATGCAGCTCGCTCGCTCCAATCAAACCAACCGCTTGGATGGCTTGACCCTCGGCCTGCTGGCTTTGGGGGGGGTGGGTGCGGTGGTGGGGCTCGTCATGGCCCTGAGCGCACCGCCCGACCAGAGCCAGGGCTTTGTGGCCCGCATTTTCCATGTGCACGTTCCCACAGCCTGGATGGCCTATCTGGCTAGCTTTGGCGCGCTAGGCTACTCGGTGGCCTATCTGGTGCGGCGCAAAGCCCACCACGACCGGGTGGCCGCCGCCGTGGTGGAGGTAGGCCTCATCTTCATGGCCCTGGCGCTGCTTACGGGCATGCTCTGGGCCCGGCCCACCTGGGGGGTGTACTGGGACTGGGAGCCCCGGCTGACCACCACCGCCATCCTGTTTGCCATCTACGTGGGGTACGTGGTGGTGCGAGGTGCCATCGAAGACCCCGAGCTCAGGGCCAAGGCCGCGGCGGGGGTGGCGATACTGGGGGCCATTAATGTGCCCATCAGCTACATGTCGGTCAAGTGGTGGCGCAGCCTGCACCAGACCCAGTCCATTGACCTTACCACCGGAAAAATTAACGTGGACGCGGCCATCCTGATCCCCATGCTGGTCAACCTGGCGGCGTTTACCCTGCTGTTTATTGGGCTGGTGCGGCTCCGCAGCATTATTGCCGCCCGCGAGGCGGCCCGGGAGGAGGCCTGA
- the ccmE gene encoding cytochrome c maturation protein CcmE, with translation MKPKYIVGLVVVAGALAYLIFGGLGQNLVYFITPSEYFQQVERYQNRAVRLGGLVKPGTLEYNPQTLELRFVVTDGVKEIPIRSSGTTPPALFGENRGVVVEGRFEGETFVSQNLLVKHSETYQAPKEGWTPEQVRKLIEETQ, from the coding sequence ATGAAACCAAAATATATCGTGGGACTGGTGGTGGTGGCCGGTGCCCTGGCCTATCTCATCTTTGGAGGTCTGGGCCAGAACCTGGTCTACTTCATCACCCCCAGCGAATACTTTCAGCAGGTAGAACGCTACCAGAACCGCGCCGTGCGCTTAGGTGGGCTGGTTAAGCCGGGTACGCTCGAGTACAACCCCCAGACCCTCGAGCTGCGCTTTGTGGTTACCGATGGGGTCAAGGAGATTCCCATCCGCTCCTCGGGCACCACCCCCCCGGCCCTCTTTGGCGAGAACCGGGGGGTGGTGGTGGAGGGCCGCTTCGAGGGCGAGACCTTTGTGAGCCAGAACCTGCTGGTCAAGCACTCCGAGACCTACCAGGCCCCCAAGGAGGGCTGGACGCCCGAGCAGGTGCGCAAGCTGATCGAGGAGACCCAGTGA
- a CDS encoding heme lyase CcmF/NrfE family subunit, translating into MTPGLLGGVSLVAALILSALGLVLAVLAYSLRDGRYLEAAKRLSLLTLLAAATSFGALEWAILTDDFSVSYVANHSSASNPLWVKLVTPWAALEGSILLWALLQTAYTWLVGLRAGQSLDVWRAPVALGTLFAVQVFFFAVMVFVAHPFDAVPNPPPDGLGTNPLLQNHWMMAVHPVLMYLGFVGLSVPFAYAVAAMVARRYQSWIFETRWWTLVAWGFLTAAIFTGKWWSYEILGWGGYWAWDPVENASIIPWLLATAFLHTAQVQERKGLFKGWNFAFITLAFAATVFGTFLTRSGVIQSVHAFASGPVGAWFLVFLLGVMAVGLGLLARVSSEIREAGEVRWKSREGALLAGALFFGTFAFVVVLGTLWPLVVEVVSGAKVSVGAPFFNQVSVPLGIFMLLLMGIGPVLPWRNTQAEVVRNLAAMLVALGVGTLLGLALGLSLGVSLAIGLFAYNLTAIWLMVAQGVRARSRSLGIPAGQALWELAASHKRRFGSHIVHFGVALAALTIAFSQTYRVTEQKTLQVGETWQTRGLEIRLLSIGAREESNRFAAIAPIEVRSTSREGWGADGRYETRLNFYPQMGSPLATPVVRYSLYNDYYFVLMQFDQEKGQWATIKLIVTPMVWWLWVAGLIIVLGTLYILWPAGARVTSRQVSPVAGD; encoded by the coding sequence TTGACACCGGGTCTACTGGGTGGGGTCTCCCTTGTCGCCGCCCTGATTCTTTCGGCGCTGGGCCTGGTGCTGGCGGTGCTGGCCTACAGCCTGCGGGATGGGCGCTACCTCGAGGCCGCCAAGCGCCTCTCGCTCCTCACCCTGCTGGCCGCCGCAACCAGTTTTGGGGCGCTCGAGTGGGCCATCCTTACCGACGACTTTAGCGTCTCCTACGTAGCCAACCACAGCTCGGCCAGCAACCCCCTGTGGGTCAAGCTGGTCACGCCCTGGGCGGCGCTGGAAGGTTCCATTCTGCTGTGGGCCCTGCTCCAGACCGCCTACACCTGGCTGGTGGGCCTGCGGGCCGGCCAGAGCCTGGACGTCTGGCGGGCCCCGGTGGCGCTGGGCACGCTCTTTGCTGTGCAGGTGTTCTTCTTCGCGGTGATGGTCTTCGTGGCCCACCCCTTCGACGCCGTGCCCAACCCGCCCCCGGACGGTCTGGGCACCAACCCCCTCCTGCAAAACCACTGGATGATGGCGGTGCACCCGGTCTTGATGTACCTGGGTTTTGTGGGGCTCTCGGTGCCGTTTGCCTATGCGGTGGCGGCCATGGTGGCCCGGCGCTACCAGAGCTGGATTTTCGAGACCCGCTGGTGGACGCTGGTGGCCTGGGGCTTCCTGACCGCGGCCATCTTCACCGGCAAGTGGTGGAGCTACGAAATTCTGGGCTGGGGCGGCTACTGGGCCTGGGATCCGGTCGAGAACGCCTCCATCATCCCCTGGCTGCTGGCCACGGCCTTCCTCCACACCGCCCAGGTGCAGGAGCGCAAAGGGCTCTTCAAGGGCTGGAACTTCGCCTTCATCACCCTGGCTTTCGCGGCGACGGTCTTTGGCACCTTCCTGACCCGCTCGGGGGTGATTCAGTCGGTGCATGCCTTCGCCAGCGGGCCGGTAGGGGCCTGGTTCCTGGTGTTTTTGCTGGGGGTGATGGCGGTGGGGCTGGGGCTTCTGGCCCGGGTTTCCTCCGAAATTCGCGAGGCCGGCGAGGTGCGCTGGAAAAGCCGCGAGGGGGCTTTGCTAGCCGGGGCGCTGTTCTTCGGCACCTTTGCTTTTGTGGTGGTACTGGGTACCCTGTGGCCGCTGGTGGTGGAGGTGGTGAGCGGGGCCAAGGTCTCGGTGGGAGCCCCCTTCTTCAACCAGGTTTCGGTGCCACTAGGCATCTTCATGCTGCTTCTGATGGGCATCGGGCCGGTGCTGCCCTGGCGCAACACCCAGGCCGAGGTGGTGCGCAACCTGGCGGCCATGCTGGTGGCGCTGGGGGTGGGCACCCTGCTGGGCTTGGCGCTGGGCCTGAGCCTGGGGGTCTCGCTGGCGATTGGGCTTTTTGCCTACAACCTGACCGCCATCTGGCTGATGGTGGCCCAGGGGGTGCGGGCGCGCTCGAGGTCGCTGGGCATCCCGGCGGGGCAGGCCCTGTGGGAACTGGCAGCCAGCCACAAGCGCCGTTTTGGCTCGCACATTGTGCACTTTGGGGTGGCGCTGGCCGCCCTGACCATCGCCTTCAGCCAGACCTACCGGGTGACCGAGCAGAAGACCCTCCAGGTAGGGGAGACCTGGCAGACCCGGGGCCTGGAGATTCGCCTGCTTTCCATCGGCGCACGGGAGGAGTCCAACCGCTTTGCAGCCATTGCCCCCATCGAGGTGCGCTCCACCAGCCGCGAGGGCTGGGGGGCCGATGGGCGCTACGAGACCCGGCTCAACTTCTACCCGCAGATGGGCTCGCCGCTGGCCACACCGGTGGTCAGGTACTCGCTGTACAACGACTACTACTTTGTTTTGATGCAGTTCGACCAGGAAAAGGGCCAGTGGGCGACCATCAAGCTAATCGTTACCCCCATGGTCTGGTGGCTGTGGGTGGCTGGTTTAATCATCGTGCTGGGTACGCTCTATATCCTCTGGCCGGCAGGGGCCCGGGTAACCAGCCGGCAGGTGTCCCCGGTGGCGGGGGACTGA
- a CDS encoding TlpA disulfide reductase family protein, producing MLRFWPVWVLLLGGLFYWGLQRPNKDELQSVLVGKPAPSFSLPLLAPYRAQYGAEMGIQEGLGKPVLLNIWASWCIPCRTEAPLLERFHQQYKDQVLILGVNVQDSEAEALKFIQQYGLTFPSVYDGRGRIGIEYGYYGVPETFVIDRKGTVLARHAGELSEAQLRGYIEQVLR from the coding sequence GTGCTTAGATTCTGGCCTGTTTGGGTATTGCTGCTGGGGGGGTTGTTCTACTGGGGCTTGCAACGTCCCAACAAGGACGAACTGCAGTCGGTCTTGGTGGGGAAGCCTGCGCCCAGCTTTAGCCTGCCGCTTTTAGCGCCCTACCGGGCCCAGTACGGGGCCGAGATGGGGATTCAGGAGGGCCTTGGCAAGCCGGTTTTGCTCAACATCTGGGCCAGTTGGTGCATCCCCTGCCGCACCGAGGCCCCGCTTCTGGAGCGCTTTCACCAGCAGTACAAAGACCAGGTGCTCATTCTGGGGGTTAATGTGCAGGACAGCGAGGCCGAGGCCCTGAAGTTCATCCAGCAGTATGGCCTGACCTTCCCCAGCGTGTACGACGGGCGTGGGCGCATTGGCATCGAGTACGGCTATTACGGGGTGCCCGAGACCTTCGTGATTGACCGCAAGGGCACCGTGCTGGCCCGGCATGCCGGCGAGCTGAGCGAGGCGCAGTTGCGGGGCTATATCGAGCAGGTGTTGCGATGA
- a CDS encoding cytochrome c-type biogenesis protein: MRRASTWWLGGLLLLALALAQPSPNTPPPDFSPEVFKIAGQLRCPVCQGESAAESNAGIAVEMRRIIAEQLAQGKSEAEIRAFFVQRYGDWILYEPPVRGLTLWVWLSPLLGLGLLGFGLWRYLARVRARALTTASDVSEEEIARLETELQSPERQP; encoded by the coding sequence ATGAGGCGAGCGAGTACCTGGTGGCTAGGCGGGCTTTTGCTGCTGGCCTTGGCCCTGGCCCAGCCCAGCCCCAACACCCCACCCCCGGATTTTTCGCCGGAGGTGTTCAAAATTGCCGGCCAGTTGCGCTGCCCGGTCTGCCAGGGGGAGTCGGCGGCGGAGTCCAATGCCGGCATTGCCGTGGAGATGCGGCGCATCATCGCCGAGCAACTGGCCCAGGGCAAAAGCGAGGCCGAGATACGGGCCTTTTTTGTGCAGCGCTACGGCGACTGGATTCTCTACGAGCCGCCCGTCCGCGGCCTCACCCTGTGGGTCTGGCTTTCGCCCCTCCTTGGGCTGGGCCTGCTGGGCTTCGGCCTGTGGCGCTACCTGGCCCGGGTGCGGGCTCGAGCCCTGACCACCGCCTCCGACGTCTCCGAGGAAGAAATTGCCCGCCTCGAGACCGAGCTGCAATCCCCCGAGCGACAACCATGA
- a CDS encoding c-type cytochrome → MFAYLILALLFVLALAYALRPFFRTAAQPFPESPRPEELRAELEVLKSLAREAEGEERKRLLAQAVRLERQLAELGHEIPTPRRLSPLTLGAVTLGLVALGVGLWAYTVPRLPGETIITSRNEARELGSLQRRAEQSGQAADWLAYANKAYELQDFERAVQGYLKVIELEPRNANAVRRIGILLFMSGRPEEGAQALELAVRAEPNVPEGWLFLGNAYFQLGRPAEAIVAWEGYLKAGGEARAQVQNLIQTAKNQLNATSQGQQVYLARCAACHGAQAQGGSGPRLQGNPISKVPEAVREIVLKGRGQMPAVALTDAEMQALLQYLGGL, encoded by the coding sequence ATGTTTGCCTACCTGATTCTTGCTTTGTTGTTTGTGCTGGCCCTGGCCTATGCCCTGCGGCCTTTTTTCCGCACCGCGGCTCAGCCTTTTCCCGAGAGCCCCCGGCCCGAGGAGCTGCGGGCCGAGCTCGAGGTGCTCAAATCGCTGGCCCGGGAGGCCGAAGGGGAGGAGCGCAAGCGCCTCCTGGCCCAGGCGGTGCGCCTCGAGCGCCAACTGGCCGAGCTAGGCCACGAAATCCCCACCCCGCGCCGCCTGAGCCCGCTCACGCTGGGGGCGGTGACCCTGGGTCTGGTGGCCCTGGGGGTGGGCCTGTGGGCCTACACGGTGCCGCGCCTGCCGGGCGAGACTATTATCACCAGCCGCAACGAGGCCCGTGAACTGGGCAGCCTGCAACGCCGGGCCGAGCAAAGCGGCCAGGCTGCCGACTGGCTGGCCTACGCCAACAAAGCCTACGAGCTGCAGGACTTCGAGCGGGCCGTGCAGGGCTACCTCAAGGTGATCGAGCTCGAGCCCCGCAACGCCAATGCCGTGCGCCGGATTGGCATCCTGCTCTTCATGAGCGGTCGGCCCGAGGAGGGAGCCCAGGCCCTCGAGCTCGCGGTGCGGGCCGAGCCCAACGTGCCCGAGGGCTGGCTGTTTCTGGGGAACGCCTACTTTCAACTGGGCCGGCCTGCCGAGGCCATCGTGGCCTGGGAGGGCTACCTGAAGGCCGGCGGCGAGGCCCGGGCGCAGGTGCAGAACCTGATTCAAACCGCTAAAAACCAGCTCAACGCCACCTCCCAGGGCCAGCAGGTCTACCTGGCCCGCTGCGCGGCCTGCCACGGGGCCCAGGCCCAGGGTGGTTCGGGCCCACGTTTGCAGGGCAACCCCATCAGCAAGGTGCCGGAGGCGGTGCGGGAGATTGTCCTCAAGGGCCGGGGCCAGATGCCGGCGGTGGCCCTGACCGACGCCGAGATGCAGGCTCTGTTGCAGTACCTGGGGGGGTTGTAG
- a CDS encoding Rieske 2Fe-2S domain-containing protein: MDKPNPQNLRRINRRDLLWIVPSAITTGFFGWLAWRTYVIHFTKAGVSEPIWREGPRRPAATLDELAAHWHFKYFDYEYSGSPLKAVVFRLSQPVVGGLTVGEAHFLALSRICTHQGCVVNYVDNPELGSIAYNYRTDHPFLGCPCHFGAYEPLQGGKAVYGPPRFPLPRLRLEEQNGVLYATGYETPFRPLEPG, encoded by the coding sequence ATGGACAAGCCCAACCCGCAAAACCTGCGCCGCATCAACCGGCGGGATTTGCTCTGGATTGTTCCGAGCGCCATCACCACCGGCTTTTTTGGCTGGCTGGCCTGGCGTACCTACGTCATCCACTTCACCAAAGCCGGTGTGAGCGAACCCATCTGGCGCGAAGGCCCCCGGCGGCCCGCGGCGACCCTGGACGAACTGGCCGCGCACTGGCACTTCAAGTACTTCGATTACGAGTACAGCGGCAGCCCCCTCAAGGCTGTGGTGTTCCGGCTTTCGCAACCGGTGGTGGGGGGTCTCACGGTAGGGGAGGCCCACTTTCTGGCCCTGTCGCGCATCTGCACCCACCAGGGCTGTGTGGTCAACTACGTGGACAACCCCGAGCTGGGCTCCATCGCCTACAACTACCGCACCGACCACCCCTTCCTGGGCTGCCCCTGCCACTTTGGGGCCTACGAGCCTTTGCAAGGGGGCAAGGCGGTCTACGGCCCGCCCCGCTTCCCGTTGCCCCGCCTGCGCCTCGAGGAGCAAAACGGGGTGCTCTATGCCACCGGCTACGAGACCCCGTTCCGCCCGCTCGAGCCGGGTTAG